From a single Lates calcarifer isolate ASB-BC8 linkage group LG12, TLL_Latcal_v3, whole genome shotgun sequence genomic region:
- the LOC108881498 gene encoding 6-phosphofructo-2-kinase/fructose-2,6-bisphosphatase 4 isoform X4 has protein sequence MRGSCCPRNTRDRAVCMTNCPTLIVTVGLPARGKTYISKKLTRYLNWIGVPTKEFNVGQYRRECLKIYKSFEFFRPDNEEGLKIRRQCAMAALNDVRQYLSVEGGQVAVFDATNTTRERRGTIIKFAEQNGFKVFFVESVCEDPDVIAQNIVQVKLGSPDYIHCNTEEAIEDFMKRIKCYESSYQPLDEVLDRDLSYIKIMDVGRRYLVNRVLDHIQSRIVYYLMNIHITPRSIYLCRHGESDLNIKGRIGGDSGLSARGTEFAKSLRKFIQDQNIKDLKVWTSQMKRTIQTAECLGVPYEQWKSLNEIDAGVCEEMMYEEIQEHYPLEFALRDQDKYRYRYPKGESYEDLVQRLEPVIMELERQENILVVCHQAVMRCLLAYFLDKTADELPYLKCPLHTVLKLTPMAYGCKVESVYLGVDAVNTHRDRPENVNVQRSTEDALQTVPAHF, from the exons ATGAGGGGCTCCTGCTGCCCGAGAAACACGCGGGACAGGGCAG tttgtatGACAAACTGCCCAACACTCATTGTGACTGTAGGACTTCCAGCCCGAGGGAAGACTTACATTTCGAAGAAACTCACTCGCTACTTAAACTGGATAGGTGTGCCGACCAAAG AGTTCAACGTTGGCCAGTACCGGAGGGAGTGTCTGAAGATCTACAAGTCCTTTGAGTTTTTCCGTCCAGATAATGAAGAGGGCTTAAAAATCAGACG TCAGTGTGCGATGGCAGCACTTAATGATGTTCGGCAGTACCTGAGTGTTGAAGGAGGACAGGTGGCG GTCTTTGATGCCACAAATAcaacaagagaaagaagaggaaccATCATCAAGTTCGCTGAGCAGAATGGTTTCAAG GTGTTTTTTGTGGAGTCCGTGTGTGAGGACCCAGATGTCATTGCACAAAATATAGTG CAAGTGAAGTTGGGCAGCCCAGACTACATTCACTGCAACACAGAGGAAGCCATTGAGGACTTCATGAAGAGAATCAAGTGCTATGAGTCCTCCTACCAGCCTCTGGATGAGGTTCTGGACAG GGACCTATCTTACATAAAGATCATGGACGTGGGTCGTCGTTACCTGGTGAACCGCGTCCTCGACCACATCCAAAGCCGAATTGTCTACTACCTGATGAACATCCATATCACACCACGCTCTATCTACCTGTGTCGCCACGGCGAGAGCGACCTCAACATCAAGGGACGCATTGGAGGGGACTCTGGTTTGTCTGCCAGAGGAacagag TTTGCAAAAAGTCTGAGGAAATTCATCCAGGATCAGAACATCAAAGACCTGAAGGTGTGGACGAGCCAGATGAAGAGAACAATCCAGACAGCAGAGTGCCTGGGAGTGCCGTATGAACAGTGGAAGTCTCTCAACGAAATAGACGCT GGTGTGTGCGAGGAAATGATGTACGAGGAGATTCAAGAGCATTACCCTCTGGAGTTTGCACTGAGAGACCAAGACAAGTACCGCTATCGCTACCCTAAAGGAGAG TCATATGAAGACCTGGTGCAGCGGCTGGAACCTGTGATCATGGAGCTGGAGAGACAGGAGAACATTTTGGTAGTTTGTCACCAAGCTGTGATGCGCTGTCTTCTTGCATATTTCCTGGACAAGACTGCAG ATGAATTGCCTTATCTTAAGTGCCCTTTGCACACGGTGTTGAAGTTGACCCCCATGGCATATG
- the LOC108881498 gene encoding 6-phosphofructo-2-kinase/fructose-2,6-bisphosphatase 4 isoform X6: MRDEQSSGCVVCMTNCPTLIVTVGLPARGKTYISKKLTRYLNWIGVPTKEFNVGQYRRECLKIYKSFEFFRPDNEEGLKIRRQCAMAALNDVRQYLSVEGGQVAVFDATNTTRERRGTIIKFAEQNGFKVFFVESVCEDPDVIAQNIVQVKLGSPDYIHCNTEEAIEDFMKRIKCYESSYQPLDEVLDRDLSYIKIMDVGRRYLVNRVLDHIQSRIVYYLMNIHITPRSIYLCRHGESDLNIKGRIGGDSGLSARGTEFAKSLRKFIQDQNIKDLKVWTSQMKRTIQTAECLGVPYEQWKSLNEIDAGVCEEMMYEEIQEHYPLEFALRDQDKYRYRYPKGESYEDLVQRLEPVIMELERQENILVVCHQAVMRCLLAYFLDKTADELPYLKCPLHTVLKLTPMAYGCKVESVYLGVDAVNTHRDRPENVNVQRSTEDALQTVPAHF, translated from the exons ATGAGGGATGAACAGAGCTCAGGCTGTGTCG tttgtatGACAAACTGCCCAACACTCATTGTGACTGTAGGACTTCCAGCCCGAGGGAAGACTTACATTTCGAAGAAACTCACTCGCTACTTAAACTGGATAGGTGTGCCGACCAAAG AGTTCAACGTTGGCCAGTACCGGAGGGAGTGTCTGAAGATCTACAAGTCCTTTGAGTTTTTCCGTCCAGATAATGAAGAGGGCTTAAAAATCAGACG TCAGTGTGCGATGGCAGCACTTAATGATGTTCGGCAGTACCTGAGTGTTGAAGGAGGACAGGTGGCG GTCTTTGATGCCACAAATAcaacaagagaaagaagaggaaccATCATCAAGTTCGCTGAGCAGAATGGTTTCAAG GTGTTTTTTGTGGAGTCCGTGTGTGAGGACCCAGATGTCATTGCACAAAATATAGTG CAAGTGAAGTTGGGCAGCCCAGACTACATTCACTGCAACACAGAGGAAGCCATTGAGGACTTCATGAAGAGAATCAAGTGCTATGAGTCCTCCTACCAGCCTCTGGATGAGGTTCTGGACAG GGACCTATCTTACATAAAGATCATGGACGTGGGTCGTCGTTACCTGGTGAACCGCGTCCTCGACCACATCCAAAGCCGAATTGTCTACTACCTGATGAACATCCATATCACACCACGCTCTATCTACCTGTGTCGCCACGGCGAGAGCGACCTCAACATCAAGGGACGCATTGGAGGGGACTCTGGTTTGTCTGCCAGAGGAacagag TTTGCAAAAAGTCTGAGGAAATTCATCCAGGATCAGAACATCAAAGACCTGAAGGTGTGGACGAGCCAGATGAAGAGAACAATCCAGACAGCAGAGTGCCTGGGAGTGCCGTATGAACAGTGGAAGTCTCTCAACGAAATAGACGCT GGTGTGTGCGAGGAAATGATGTACGAGGAGATTCAAGAGCATTACCCTCTGGAGTTTGCACTGAGAGACCAAGACAAGTACCGCTATCGCTACCCTAAAGGAGAG TCATATGAAGACCTGGTGCAGCGGCTGGAACCTGTGATCATGGAGCTGGAGAGACAGGAGAACATTTTGGTAGTTTGTCACCAAGCTGTGATGCGCTGTCTTCTTGCATATTTCCTGGACAAGACTGCAG ATGAATTGCCTTATCTTAAGTGCCCTTTGCACACGGTGTTGAAGTTGACCCCCATGGCATATG
- the LOC108881498 gene encoding 6-phosphofructo-2-kinase/fructose-2,6-bisphosphatase 4 isoform X1, with translation MLDNEDFMLESSPRELTQNPLRKIWMPCKNGHIAQRRVCMTNCPTLIVTVGLPARGKTYISKKLTRYLNWIGVPTKEFNVGQYRRECLKIYKSFEFFRPDNEEGLKIRRQCAMAALNDVRQYLSVEGGQVAVFDATNTTRERRGTIIKFAEQNGFKVFFVESVCEDPDVIAQNIVQVKLGSPDYIHCNTEEAIEDFMKRIKCYESSYQPLDEVLDRDLSYIKIMDVGRRYLVNRVLDHIQSRIVYYLMNIHITPRSIYLCRHGESDLNIKGRIGGDSGLSARGTEFAKSLRKFIQDQNIKDLKVWTSQMKRTIQTAECLGVPYEQWKSLNEIDAGVCEEMMYEEIQEHYPLEFALRDQDKYRYRYPKGESYEDLVQRLEPVIMELERQENILVVCHQAVMRCLLAYFLDKTADELPYLKCPLHTVLKLTPMAYGCKVESVYLGVDAVNTHRDRPENVNVQRSTEDALQTVPAHF, from the exons ATGTTAGACAACGAAGACTTTATGTTGGAGTCTTCCCCGCGGGAGCTCACCCAGAACCCGCTCCGGAAGATCTGGATGCCGTGCAAAAACGGCCACATAGCTCAGAGACGGG tttgtatGACAAACTGCCCAACACTCATTGTGACTGTAGGACTTCCAGCCCGAGGGAAGACTTACATTTCGAAGAAACTCACTCGCTACTTAAACTGGATAGGTGTGCCGACCAAAG AGTTCAACGTTGGCCAGTACCGGAGGGAGTGTCTGAAGATCTACAAGTCCTTTGAGTTTTTCCGTCCAGATAATGAAGAGGGCTTAAAAATCAGACG TCAGTGTGCGATGGCAGCACTTAATGATGTTCGGCAGTACCTGAGTGTTGAAGGAGGACAGGTGGCG GTCTTTGATGCCACAAATAcaacaagagaaagaagaggaaccATCATCAAGTTCGCTGAGCAGAATGGTTTCAAG GTGTTTTTTGTGGAGTCCGTGTGTGAGGACCCAGATGTCATTGCACAAAATATAGTG CAAGTGAAGTTGGGCAGCCCAGACTACATTCACTGCAACACAGAGGAAGCCATTGAGGACTTCATGAAGAGAATCAAGTGCTATGAGTCCTCCTACCAGCCTCTGGATGAGGTTCTGGACAG GGACCTATCTTACATAAAGATCATGGACGTGGGTCGTCGTTACCTGGTGAACCGCGTCCTCGACCACATCCAAAGCCGAATTGTCTACTACCTGATGAACATCCATATCACACCACGCTCTATCTACCTGTGTCGCCACGGCGAGAGCGACCTCAACATCAAGGGACGCATTGGAGGGGACTCTGGTTTGTCTGCCAGAGGAacagag TTTGCAAAAAGTCTGAGGAAATTCATCCAGGATCAGAACATCAAAGACCTGAAGGTGTGGACGAGCCAGATGAAGAGAACAATCCAGACAGCAGAGTGCCTGGGAGTGCCGTATGAACAGTGGAAGTCTCTCAACGAAATAGACGCT GGTGTGTGCGAGGAAATGATGTACGAGGAGATTCAAGAGCATTACCCTCTGGAGTTTGCACTGAGAGACCAAGACAAGTACCGCTATCGCTACCCTAAAGGAGAG TCATATGAAGACCTGGTGCAGCGGCTGGAACCTGTGATCATGGAGCTGGAGAGACAGGAGAACATTTTGGTAGTTTGTCACCAAGCTGTGATGCGCTGTCTTCTTGCATATTTCCTGGACAAGACTGCAG ATGAATTGCCTTATCTTAAGTGCCCTTTGCACACGGTGTTGAAGTTGACCCCCATGGCATATG
- the LOC108881498 gene encoding 6-phosphofructo-2-kinase/fructose-2,6-bisphosphatase 4 isoform X2 translates to MLDNEDFMLESSPRELTQNPLRKIWMPCKNGHIAQRRVCMTNCPTLIVTVGLPARGKTYISKKLTRYLNWIGVPTKEFNVGQYRRECLKIYKSFEFFRPDNEEGLKIRRQCAMAALNDVRQYLSVEGGQVAVFDATNTTRERRGTIIKFAEQNGFKVFFVESVCEDPDVIAQNIVQVKLGSPDYIHCNTEEAIEDFMKRIKCYESSYQPLDEVLDRDLSYIKIMDVGRRYLVNRVLDHIQSRIVYYLMNIHITPRSIYLCRHGESDLNIKGRIGGDSGLSARGTEFAKSLRKFIQDQNIKDLKVWTSQMKRTIQTAECLGVPYEQWKSLNEIDAGVCEEMMYEEIQEHYPLEFALRDQDKYRYRYPKGESYEDLVQRLEPVIMELERQENILVVCHQAVMRCLLAYFLDKTADELPYLKCPLHTVLKLTPMAYGCKVESVYLGVDAVNTHRDRPERM, encoded by the exons ATGTTAGACAACGAAGACTTTATGTTGGAGTCTTCCCCGCGGGAGCTCACCCAGAACCCGCTCCGGAAGATCTGGATGCCGTGCAAAAACGGCCACATAGCTCAGAGACGGG tttgtatGACAAACTGCCCAACACTCATTGTGACTGTAGGACTTCCAGCCCGAGGGAAGACTTACATTTCGAAGAAACTCACTCGCTACTTAAACTGGATAGGTGTGCCGACCAAAG AGTTCAACGTTGGCCAGTACCGGAGGGAGTGTCTGAAGATCTACAAGTCCTTTGAGTTTTTCCGTCCAGATAATGAAGAGGGCTTAAAAATCAGACG TCAGTGTGCGATGGCAGCACTTAATGATGTTCGGCAGTACCTGAGTGTTGAAGGAGGACAGGTGGCG GTCTTTGATGCCACAAATAcaacaagagaaagaagaggaaccATCATCAAGTTCGCTGAGCAGAATGGTTTCAAG GTGTTTTTTGTGGAGTCCGTGTGTGAGGACCCAGATGTCATTGCACAAAATATAGTG CAAGTGAAGTTGGGCAGCCCAGACTACATTCACTGCAACACAGAGGAAGCCATTGAGGACTTCATGAAGAGAATCAAGTGCTATGAGTCCTCCTACCAGCCTCTGGATGAGGTTCTGGACAG GGACCTATCTTACATAAAGATCATGGACGTGGGTCGTCGTTACCTGGTGAACCGCGTCCTCGACCACATCCAAAGCCGAATTGTCTACTACCTGATGAACATCCATATCACACCACGCTCTATCTACCTGTGTCGCCACGGCGAGAGCGACCTCAACATCAAGGGACGCATTGGAGGGGACTCTGGTTTGTCTGCCAGAGGAacagag TTTGCAAAAAGTCTGAGGAAATTCATCCAGGATCAGAACATCAAAGACCTGAAGGTGTGGACGAGCCAGATGAAGAGAACAATCCAGACAGCAGAGTGCCTGGGAGTGCCGTATGAACAGTGGAAGTCTCTCAACGAAATAGACGCT GGTGTGTGCGAGGAAATGATGTACGAGGAGATTCAAGAGCATTACCCTCTGGAGTTTGCACTGAGAGACCAAGACAAGTACCGCTATCGCTACCCTAAAGGAGAG TCATATGAAGACCTGGTGCAGCGGCTGGAACCTGTGATCATGGAGCTGGAGAGACAGGAGAACATTTTGGTAGTTTGTCACCAAGCTGTGATGCGCTGTCTTCTTGCATATTTCCTGGACAAGACTGCAG ATGAATTGCCTTATCTTAAGTGCCCTTTGCACACGGTGTTGAAGTTGACCCCCATGGCATATG
- the LOC108881498 gene encoding 6-phosphofructo-2-kinase/fructose-2,6-bisphosphatase 4 isoform X3, with protein MLDNEDFMLESSPRELTQNPLRKIWMPCKNGHIAQRRVCMTNCPTLIVTVGLPARGKTYISKKLTRYLNWIGVPTKEFNVGQYRRECLKIYKSFEFFRPDNEEGLKIRRQCAMAALNDVRQYLSVEGGQVAVFDATNTTRERRGTIIKFAEQNGFKVFFVESVCEDPDVIAQNIVQVKLGSPDYIHCNTEEAIEDFMKRIKCYESSYQPLDEVLDRDLSYIKIMDVGRRYLVNRVLDHIQSRIVYYLMNIHITPRSIYLCRHGESDLNIKGRIGGDSGLSARGTEFAKSLRKFIQDQNIKDLKVWTSQMKRTIQTAECLGVPYEQWKSLNEIDAGVCEEMMYEEIQEHYPLEFALRDQDKYRYRYPKGESYEDLVQRLEPVIMELERQENILVVCHQAVMRCLLAYFLDKTADELPYLKCPLHTVLKLTPMAYGCKVESVYLGVDAVNTHRDRPEA; from the exons ATGTTAGACAACGAAGACTTTATGTTGGAGTCTTCCCCGCGGGAGCTCACCCAGAACCCGCTCCGGAAGATCTGGATGCCGTGCAAAAACGGCCACATAGCTCAGAGACGGG tttgtatGACAAACTGCCCAACACTCATTGTGACTGTAGGACTTCCAGCCCGAGGGAAGACTTACATTTCGAAGAAACTCACTCGCTACTTAAACTGGATAGGTGTGCCGACCAAAG AGTTCAACGTTGGCCAGTACCGGAGGGAGTGTCTGAAGATCTACAAGTCCTTTGAGTTTTTCCGTCCAGATAATGAAGAGGGCTTAAAAATCAGACG TCAGTGTGCGATGGCAGCACTTAATGATGTTCGGCAGTACCTGAGTGTTGAAGGAGGACAGGTGGCG GTCTTTGATGCCACAAATAcaacaagagaaagaagaggaaccATCATCAAGTTCGCTGAGCAGAATGGTTTCAAG GTGTTTTTTGTGGAGTCCGTGTGTGAGGACCCAGATGTCATTGCACAAAATATAGTG CAAGTGAAGTTGGGCAGCCCAGACTACATTCACTGCAACACAGAGGAAGCCATTGAGGACTTCATGAAGAGAATCAAGTGCTATGAGTCCTCCTACCAGCCTCTGGATGAGGTTCTGGACAG GGACCTATCTTACATAAAGATCATGGACGTGGGTCGTCGTTACCTGGTGAACCGCGTCCTCGACCACATCCAAAGCCGAATTGTCTACTACCTGATGAACATCCATATCACACCACGCTCTATCTACCTGTGTCGCCACGGCGAGAGCGACCTCAACATCAAGGGACGCATTGGAGGGGACTCTGGTTTGTCTGCCAGAGGAacagag TTTGCAAAAAGTCTGAGGAAATTCATCCAGGATCAGAACATCAAAGACCTGAAGGTGTGGACGAGCCAGATGAAGAGAACAATCCAGACAGCAGAGTGCCTGGGAGTGCCGTATGAACAGTGGAAGTCTCTCAACGAAATAGACGCT GGTGTGTGCGAGGAAATGATGTACGAGGAGATTCAAGAGCATTACCCTCTGGAGTTTGCACTGAGAGACCAAGACAAGTACCGCTATCGCTACCCTAAAGGAGAG TCATATGAAGACCTGGTGCAGCGGCTGGAACCTGTGATCATGGAGCTGGAGAGACAGGAGAACATTTTGGTAGTTTGTCACCAAGCTGTGATGCGCTGTCTTCTTGCATATTTCCTGGACAAGACTGCAG ATGAATTGCCTTATCTTAAGTGCCCTTTGCACACGGTGTTGAAGTTGACCCCCATGGCATATG
- the si:dkey-197j19.6 gene encoding actin nucleation-promoting factor WASL isoform X1, whose product MASSLVPGCHVMSDLLTIRERGILFTLLEPQCKLLKTTVAQVLEAKDTQGESPGWGYLGCGVVCLIEDESVHSYFLRLYCVKRAKLLWEQEVYIPFKYTATRMFFHTFPADSHQIGFNFANQTEAEEFYLTVKAVQRKQENMTDMIKMTDTAADTSTSDPPDSGMKPVEHLDMDEQFPLDAPSSTVTPATSSFQDLDPAMRRLLMQAKLPVEDLKDKDIAEAVDCIINKFGGIKAVQRELRNKGPVSQTLPRAAGASISIALKKRPLPPVPPIKGNTTSRQTPQHSDGVNLCLIPPPPPTLAPADPERIRKSASFKHVGFSADPERGDLILNALREAFLQKQLQ is encoded by the exons CTGCTCAAAACTACAGTAGCACAGGTACTAGAGGCCAAAGACACCCAGGGTGAGAGTCCAGGCTGGGGTTATTTAGGCTGTGGCGTGGTGTGTCTCATTGAGGATGAGTCTGTTCACTCTTACTTCCTGCGTCTCTACTGTGTCAAG CGTGCCAAGTTACTGTGGGAGCAGGAGGTGTACATCCCATTCAAATACACTGCAACTCGCATGTTCTTCCATACCTTTCCTGCAGAT AGCCACCAGATAGGTTTCAACTTTGCAaatcagacagaggcagaggaattCTATCTTACAGTGAAGGCTGTCCAACGAAAGCAAG AAAACATGACTGACATGATTAAGATGACAGACACTGCAGCAGACACCTCAACAAGTGACCCACCTGACTCAGG AATGAAACCAGTGGAACATTTGGACATGGACGAGCAGTTCCCTTTGGATGCACCATCCTCTACTGTTACACCAGCCACCAGTTCA TTTCAGGATCTGGATCCCGCTATGAGAAGACTCTTGATGCAGGCAAAACTCCCTGTGGAAGACCTGAAAGACAAGGACATTGCTGAAGCTGTTGACTGCATCATCAACAAATTTGGAGGAATAAAGGCTGTGCAGAGAGAGTTGAGGAACAAAg GCCCAGTCTCCCAGACATTGCCAAGAGCTGCAGGGGCATCCATCTCCATAGCTCTAAAGAAAAGGCCTTTGCCACCGGTCCCTCCTATCAAAGGCAACACCACCTCCCGACAGACACCACAGCACTCAGATGGAGTAAACCTGTGTCtgattcctcctcctccgcctaCACTAGCTCCAGCTGATCCAGAGAGAATCAGAAAGAGTGCAAGTTTCAAACAT GTGGGCTTCTCAGCAGATCCAGAAAGAGGTGACCTCATCCTAAATGCACTGAGAGAAGCGTTCTTACAAAAGCAGCTCCAGTGA